One Malaclemys terrapin pileata isolate rMalTer1 chromosome 7, rMalTer1.hap1, whole genome shotgun sequence genomic region harbors:
- the EIF3F gene encoding eukaryotic translation initiation factor 3 subunit F has translation MAAVAQVSSPSPSPSPVPAPVPAAPSPAAVPPVAATPAGGAAPPVPPPTAVPGPPVPAALPGPFPGGRVVRLHPVILASIVDSFERRNEGAARVIGTLLGTVDKLSVEVTNCFSVPHNESEDEVAVDMEFAKNMYELHKKVSPSEIILGWYATGHDITEHSVLIHEYYSREAHNPIHLTVDTSLQNGRMSIKAYVSAPMGVPGKTMGVMFTPLTVKYVYYDTERIGVDLIMKTCLSPSRVIGLSSDLQQVGTASARIQDTLSTVLQYAEDVLSGKVAADNTVGRFLMDLINQVPKISPEDFETMLNSNINDLLMVTYLANLTQSQIALNEKLLSL, from the exons ATGGCGGCGGTAGCTCAGGTCTcgtccccgtccccgtccccatcccccgTCCCTGCTCCTGTCCCGGCAGCCCCAAGCCCAGCAGCCGTACCGCCAGTGGCAGCGACCCCAGCGGGAGGTGCAGCGCCGCCTGTGCCTCCCCCTACAGCAGTCCCGGGCCCGCCGGTCCCCGCGGCgctgcctggccccttccccgGCGGCCGCGTGGTCCGGCTGCACCCGGTCATCCTGGCCTCCATCGTGGACAGCTTCGAGCGGCGCAACGAGGGCGCGGCCCGGGTTATCGGGACCCTGCTAG GCACTGTGGACAAGCTCTCCGTGGAAGTCACCAATTGCTTCTCAGTCCCACACAATGAGTCTGAAGATGAG GTGGCTGTCGATATGGAATTTGCCAAGAATATGTATGAGCTGCACAAGAAGGTTTCCCCTAGTGAAATCATTTTGGGGTG GTATGCTACGGGCCATGACATTACAGAGCACTCTGTCCTGATCCATGAGTATTATAGCCGGGAAGCACACAATCCAATCCACCTCACTGTGGACACCAGTCTCCAGAATGGGCGCATGAGCATTAAAGCCTATGTCAG TGCTCCAATGGGGGTCCCTGGTAAGACCATGGGGGTGATGTTCACACCTCTGACAGTGAAGTATGTTTACTATGATACTGAGCGGATAGGAG TTGATCTCATCATGAAAACCTGTTTGAGTCCCAGTCGAGTGATTGGCTTATCCAGTGACTTGCAGCAGGTGGGGACAGCGTCAGCCCGGATCCAGGATACCCTGAGCACAGTGCTTCAGTATGCAGAGGATGTGCTG TCCGGTAAAGTGGCTGCTGACAACACTGTTGGGCGCTTCCTGATGGATCTTATTAACCAGGTGCCAAAGATTTCACCGGAGGACTTTGAGACAATGCTGAACAGCAATATTAAC GACCTGCTGATGGTGACCTACTTGGCAAATCTCACTCAGTCACAGATTGCTCTCAACGAAAAACTTCTGAGCTTATGA